A window of Microcystis aeruginosa FD4 contains these coding sequences:
- a CDS encoding carotenoid oxygenase family protein — MNMSIKDTVQNTVNVSNFSRSQLGQPDENNLYQAVASITEGHWPENLSGYVFIVCPFHRKNDRHLFSGEGVIIKWDLQGKNNQVNVHSKKLKTWDSFWRKVLPIFNISQATFPAVVSILGSSEIANTAMVKLEKVAEDKQLEETRLILTADAGRYWEVDPVSLDTITPIGYFDQHIVSVPLSFFPVLENTAHPFYDKKTKEFITCELKLKLVSGGMLKDLDKSVYIVLWDQQKKLKPWKLQGTILDGSPHSVIVTEDYIMIPDMPFQMGVAKLLGIRIRPEETYPKTQIYLVKRQDLKEEETTVPSRLITFNGDSYHFLCSYHSTNGQIQIVAIQNATISLTEAIEKDDIQHFTGQSYPPEYHGIPWMFSFDVGVLRKVVIEDARVMSEQAFIHPGWFCTSLYTADPRESEQGYSAVYQIYLGYVRELICRRQYMDCRDQSNRILSDAELPSHDLPSVLAKVPLDKDWNQLTEQISQEKNASDTYVSHLGRELLDFYVCPDGYILDSIQFIPQEQAYLLTTVLTPTKVLEAWLFNPDNLKDGPIAKLSLPEDVHFGFTLHSEYFEQVLPSPRPSVSQINRVLSALRSLVLVPVEFFLGRPAAIYNRQAKK, encoded by the coding sequence ATGAATATGTCAATCAAAGATACTGTCCAAAATACTGTCAACGTTAGTAATTTTAGTCGCTCGCAACTCGGTCAACCAGATGAGAACAATTTATATCAAGCAGTCGCCTCAATTACTGAGGGACATTGGCCGGAAAATCTGTCGGGATACGTTTTTATCGTCTGTCCTTTTCATAGAAAAAATGACCGTCATTTGTTTTCTGGCGAGGGTGTAATTATTAAATGGGACTTGCAAGGGAAAAATAATCAAGTTAACGTTCACAGTAAAAAACTAAAAACTTGGGATAGTTTTTGGCGAAAAGTTTTGCCGATATTTAATATTAGTCAAGCCACTTTTCCCGCCGTGGTCAGCATTTTAGGTTCTTCGGAAATAGCGAATACCGCTATGGTTAAACTAGAAAAAGTTGCCGAAGATAAACAACTAGAAGAAACCAGATTAATTCTCACTGCCGATGCTGGACGTTACTGGGAAGTTGACCCCGTTTCCCTTGATACTATCACCCCGATTGGTTATTTTGACCAACATATTGTTTCCGTGCCTTTGTCTTTTTTCCCAGTCCTAGAAAATACCGCTCACCCCTTCTACGACAAAAAAACCAAAGAATTTATCACCTGTGAATTAAAGCTAAAACTGGTATCGGGAGGTATGTTAAAAGATTTAGATAAATCGGTATATATTGTGCTTTGGGATCAACAAAAAAAACTTAAACCCTGGAAACTACAGGGAACTATCCTCGATGGTAGCCCCCATTCGGTCATCGTCACCGAAGATTATATCATGATTCCCGATATGCCCTTTCAGATGGGGGTAGCCAAACTATTAGGTATCAGAATCAGGCCCGAAGAAACCTATCCAAAAACTCAAATTTATCTGGTTAAACGTCAAGACCTCAAGGAAGAAGAAACCACCGTTCCCTCGCGATTAATTACCTTCAATGGCGACAGTTATCACTTCCTTTGTAGTTACCATAGTACCAACGGTCAAATTCAGATTGTGGCCATCCAAAATGCCACTATTAGTTTAACCGAAGCGATCGAAAAAGACGATATCCAACATTTCACCGGTCAGAGTTATCCCCCCGAATACCACGGCATCCCCTGGATGTTTTCCTTTGATGTCGGAGTGCTACGCAAAGTGGTTATCGAAGATGCCAGGGTGATGAGCGAACAAGCTTTCATCCATCCGGGTTGGTTCTGTACCAGTCTCTACACGGCCGACCCGCGGGAATCGGAACAGGGATACAGTGCCGTTTATCAAATTTATCTCGGTTATGTGCGCGAATTAATCTGTCGTCGTCAGTATATGGATTGTCGCGACCAAAGTAATCGCATCCTCAGCGATGCCGAACTTCCCAGTCATGACTTGCCCTCGGTATTAGCCAAGGTTCCCCTCGATAAGGATTGGAATCAGTTAACTGAACAGATTAGCCAAGAAAAAAATGCCAGTGATACTTATGTATCACATTTGGGTCGGGAACTACTGGATTTTTATGTTTGTCCTGATGGCTATATTTTAGATAGCATTCAGTTTATTCCCCAAGAACAGGCCTATCTATTGACGACGGTTTTAACCCCGACCAAAGTATTAGAAGCTTGGTTATTTAACCCTGACAATCTCAAGGACGGACCGATTGCTAAACTGAGCTTACCGGAAGATGTTCACTTTGGTTTTACCTTACATTCCGAGTATTTCGAGCAAGTGCTGCCTTCTCCCCGTCCTTCCGTCTCACAGATAAATCGAGTTCTTTCGGCCTTGCGGAGTCTGGTCTTGGTTCCCGTGGAATTTTTCTTGGGGAGACCCGCAGCCATTTACAATCGCCAAGCAAAAAAATGA
- a CDS encoding AAA-like domain-containing protein: MRDSRSSRLRVQQHCLNQVKLAVKKQGFSSQRSLAKEAEFSLAIVSNFLTGKPVEQATFEQICRRLCLDWQEIAALNFELTAAPQDKIPVNSAAKSEKLDTLPPYPNGAVPLGSPFYLERLPLEEQIRQEIKKPGALVRIKAPKEMGKTSLLLRMLDFAKQQGYRTVSLNLEQVDQAILSDLNQFLRWLCANAARQLQLKPQLDEYWDEDLGSKVSCTVYIQDYLLESITAPIVLALDELNQMFEHPQVAKDFLPLLRSWYEEAKTLPIWQKLRLIVVHSTEIYVPLQLNQSPFNVGFPAQLSHFSLEEVLQLAQRYQLTWENQEKVKQLMELVGGHPALVQTALYYLSRGEITMTQILTSATSVTGIYAHHLRRHWAVLEQQPELAKALDRVMSAVEPVQLDPIIAYKLSSMGLLKQSGDKVVPGYELYRRYFLEVKSSISYQ; encoded by the coding sequence ATGAGAGATTCCCGATCGAGCCGTCTAAGAGTACAACAACATTGCCTCAATCAAGTTAAATTAGCCGTGAAAAAGCAGGGCTTTAGCAGTCAACGCTCCTTAGCGAAAGAAGCTGAATTTAGTCTGGCTATTGTCAGCAACTTCCTGACGGGGAAACCAGTAGAACAAGCCACTTTTGAACAAATTTGTCGTCGATTATGCCTCGACTGGCAAGAAATCGCCGCCCTGAATTTTGAGCTAACAGCAGCCCCTCAAGACAAAATTCCGGTTAATTCCGCAGCCAAGAGCGAAAAATTGGACACATTACCCCCCTATCCTAATGGGGCAGTTCCCCTTGGTTCCCCATTTTATTTAGAACGTCTTCCCCTCGAAGAACAGATAAGGCAGGAAATCAAGAAACCGGGGGCTTTAGTGCGGATAAAAGCCCCGAAAGAAATGGGCAAAACATCCCTACTTTTGAGAATGCTCGATTTTGCTAAACAGCAAGGCTACCGCACGGTGAGTTTGAACTTAGAACAGGTAGACCAGGCCATTTTGAGTGATTTAAACCAATTTTTGCGCTGGTTGTGTGCCAATGCCGCCCGTCAACTACAGTTAAAACCGCAATTAGATGAGTATTGGGATGAGGATTTAGGCAGCAAGGTTAGCTGTACGGTCTACATTCAAGACTATCTGCTGGAATCGATTACCGCCCCCATTGTCCTCGCCCTCGATGAACTTAATCAGATGTTTGAACATCCCCAAGTGGCCAAGGATTTTTTACCGCTGCTGCGTTCTTGGTACGAGGAAGCCAAAACCCTACCTATTTGGCAAAAACTCCGTCTTATCGTCGTCCATTCCACAGAAATTTATGTCCCCCTGCAACTCAATCAATCCCCCTTTAACGTCGGATTCCCCGCACAGCTAAGTCATTTTAGTCTTGAGGAGGTATTGCAATTAGCCCAACGTTATCAACTCACCTGGGAAAATCAGGAAAAAGTCAAACAATTGATGGAGCTAGTAGGAGGACATCCAGCTTTGGTACAAACTGCCCTCTACTATCTCAGTCGGGGGGAAATAACCATGACGCAAATACTAACCAGTGCCACCTCCGTCACGGGGATTTATGCCCATCACCTGCGACGCCATTGGGCGGTATTAGAACAACAGCCTGAACTAGCGAAAGCCCTCGATAGAGTGATGAGCGCGGTGGAACCGGTACAATTAGACCCAATTATCGCTTATAAACTCAGCAGTATGGGGCTACTCAAACAATCGGGAGATAAAGTGGTACCAGGCTATGAATTGTATCGACGCTATTTTTTAGAGGTGAAATCCTCTATCAGTTATCAGTAA
- a CDS encoding mercuric reductase: MFQNSSSEVNVLPMDEHNQKLVNYVHPADWLNPQPQDCYDLVVIGAGTAGLVVAAGAAGLDIGLKVALVEKHLMGGDCLNFGCIPSKCLIRSSRIIGEIEKAKKLGINIGDTRVDFAGVMTRMRQIRADISPHDSVQRFQKLGIDVFLGSARFLGQNAVAVAGKTLAYKKAVIATGARAFHPDIPGLKEAGFYTNETIFSLTELPPRLAVIGGGPLGCELAQAFQRLGAQVILFHNHSHLLNKEDQEAAEIIENTLLREGMQLILSCQIERVTKNEQGKTIEYTSNGQGATIPVDEILVAAGREPNVSGLNLEAVAVEYDTRRGVKVNDYLQTTNPKIYAAGDICMDWKFTHAADAAARIVIKNTLFSPFGFGRNKLSNLVMPWVTYTNPEIARVGMDEKQAQTRGLATNTIKIPLSIVDRAITDGETAGFFKIIHKQGSDQILGATIVASHAGEMISEITTAMVAKIGLSKLSTVIHPYPTQAEAIKKAADAYRRTLLTPNSKKLLELLTKLSG; encoded by the coding sequence ATGTTTCAAAATAGCTCCAGTGAAGTTAATGTTCTCCCCATGGACGAACATAATCAAAAATTAGTTAATTATGTTCATCCTGCCGATTGGCTCAATCCACAACCCCAAGATTGTTATGATTTAGTCGTCATTGGTGCGGGTACTGCGGGTTTAGTCGTAGCGGCTGGTGCTGCGGGTTTAGATATAGGTTTAAAAGTGGCTTTAGTGGAAAAACATCTCATGGGGGGAGATTGCCTCAATTTCGGTTGTATTCCTTCTAAATGTCTGATTCGTTCCTCTAGAATTATCGGGGAAATTGAGAAAGCCAAAAAATTAGGAATTAATATTGGGGATACTAGGGTAGATTTTGCTGGAGTCATGACCAGAATGCGGCAAATTCGCGCCGATATTAGCCCTCATGATTCGGTGCAACGTTTCCAAAAACTAGGTATCGATGTCTTCTTGGGTAGCGCTCGTTTTTTAGGACAAAATGCCGTGGCAGTGGCGGGAAAAACTCTCGCTTATAAAAAAGCTGTCATTGCCACTGGTGCTAGGGCTTTTCATCCCGATATCCCCGGACTAAAAGAAGCGGGATTTTATACCAATGAAACAATTTTTTCCCTCACAGAATTACCTCCTCGATTAGCTGTTATCGGTGGCGGGCCGCTTGGTTGTGAATTAGCCCAAGCTTTTCAACGGTTAGGCGCGCAGGTGATTTTATTTCATAATCATTCCCATCTTTTGAATAAAGAAGACCAAGAAGCAGCCGAAATTATTGAGAATACTTTGCTGCGGGAAGGAATGCAATTAATTCTCTCCTGCCAAATTGAACGGGTGACAAAAAATGAGCAGGGTAAAACCATTGAATATACTAGCAACGGTCAAGGAGCAACTATCCCCGTTGACGAGATTTTAGTCGCTGCTGGCCGGGAGCCTAATGTGTCAGGATTAAATTTAGAAGCGGTGGCTGTGGAATACGATACTCGTCGGGGAGTCAAAGTTAATGATTATCTGCAAACTACTAACCCGAAAATTTATGCGGCCGGTGATATCTGTATGGATTGGAAATTTACCCATGCCGCCGATGCAGCCGCCCGTATTGTGATTAAAAATACTCTCTTTTCTCCCTTCGGTTTCGGACGCAATAAGCTCAGTAATTTAGTTATGCCTTGGGTCACTTATACCAACCCAGAAATCGCCCGTGTGGGTATGGATGAAAAGCAAGCACAGACCCGGGGATTGGCCACTAATACTATTAAAATTCCTTTGAGTATAGTCGATCGAGCTATCACTGATGGCGAAACAGCAGGTTTTTTTAAAATTATTCACAAACAAGGTTCCGACCAAATTTTAGGAGCCACTATCGTCGCCAGCCACGCCGGGGAGATGATTTCCGAAATTACCACCGCTATGGTTGCTAAAATCGGACTGAGTAAACTCTCTACTGTTATTCATCCCTATCCCACCCAAGCGGAAGCAATTAAAAAGGCCGCCGATGCCTATCGTCGAACTCTCTTGACTCCTAATAGTAAAAAACTCTTGGAATTGTTGACTAAATTATCTGGTTAA
- a CDS encoding TVP38/TMEM64 family protein: MIISQSSNWKKLVICRYLPLLIAFSGTFLLTTPPAFALQSSASTGFNPQTILFNALTWVDSLGGVGAIAFIIIYILATVAFFPGSILTFGAGVVFGLVLGSFYVFIGATIGSTVAFLVGRYLARGWVAEKIQGNNKFQAIDEAVGKEGLKIVLLTRLSPIFPFNLLNYAYGVTGVSLKDYLLGSAGMIPGTIMYVYIGSLAGNLATIGTSAPATNPVLQWTIRLIGFIATVAVTLYVTKIARQALASVISE, from the coding sequence ATGATTATTTCCCAGTCCAGCAACTGGAAAAAGCTGGTTATTTGCCGTTATTTGCCGCTGCTAATCGCCTTTAGCGGTACTTTTCTCCTGACTACTCCCCCCGCTTTTGCCCTCCAATCCAGTGCCTCCACCGGTTTTAATCCTCAAACTATTCTTTTCAATGCCTTAACTTGGGTGGATAGTTTGGGAGGCGTGGGAGCGATCGCGTTTATAATTATCTATATTCTAGCTACTGTGGCCTTTTTTCCAGGTTCAATCCTGACTTTCGGGGCTGGTGTGGTTTTTGGCCTGGTTTTAGGCTCTTTTTACGTCTTTATCGGGGCAACTATCGGCTCTACTGTCGCTTTTCTGGTGGGACGTTATCTGGCTAGAGGTTGGGTCGCGGAAAAAATTCAAGGTAATAATAAATTTCAAGCTATCGATGAAGCTGTGGGGAAAGAAGGCTTAAAAATAGTGCTTTTAACCCGGTTATCTCCCATATTTCCTTTTAATCTGCTCAATTATGCCTATGGTGTCACCGGGGTTTCCCTGAAAGATTATCTACTAGGTTCCGCAGGCATGATTCCGGGGACAATAATGTATGTCTATATTGGCTCTTTAGCCGGCAATCTTGCCACTATCGGGACCTCGGCACCAGCCACTAACCCAGTTTTACAATGGACTATTCGCCTGATCGGTTTTATCGCTACCGTTGCTGTCACCCTCTACGTCACAAAAATTGCCCGTCAGGCCCTGGCATCAGTTATCAGTGAATAG
- a CDS encoding cytochrome P450: MKIIPKVKAPTFLQMAQWIINPVAFMENAARNHGDIFSTKVGLTVDNFIFVSSPAALQQLLTNDRKQFSAPGEANRIIAPIIGDYSVVMLDGDIHKKRRQLLLPPFHGERMRFYGDLIRDITLRVMAELPQNQPLKARSATTAIALQVIMEAVFGISQGERYQTLKKILAEMLDIFNSPVMASLLFFPILRADFGSWSPWGKYQRSQEKIDDIIYTEIAERKANPNTNRTDILSLLMSAQDEEGNPMSDKELRDELMTLLFAGHETTATAMSWVLYWTHRYPEIKAKIIQEIATLGDNPNPIDITRLPYLSAVCSETLRIHPVGMLTFPRAVEEPVELDGYSLEKGTILMGCIYLAHHREQTFPDSHTFKPERFLEQQFTPYEYIPFGGGARRCIGEVLAIYEMKIAIATILANYQLTLVNNTPEKPSRRGVTLAPSRGVPMVLKGRREPLVTAPMLAEIS; encoded by the coding sequence ATGAAAATCATCCCCAAGGTCAAAGCCCCCACCTTCCTGCAAATGGCACAATGGATCATTAATCCTGTAGCTTTTATGGAAAATGCCGCCCGCAACCATGGCGATATTTTTAGCACGAAAGTGGGTTTAACTGTAGATAATTTTATCTTTGTCAGTAGTCCTGCAGCCCTACAACAGCTTTTAACTAATGACCGTAAACAATTCTCGGCCCCGGGGGAAGCCAATCGGATTATTGCCCCGATTATTGGTGATTATTCCGTCGTCATGTTAGACGGAGACATCCACAAAAAACGCCGTCAGCTTTTATTGCCACCTTTTCACGGGGAAAGAATGCGTTTCTACGGCGATTTAATCCGCGATATTACCCTGAGAGTAATGGCAGAATTGCCCCAGAATCAACCTTTAAAAGCCCGTTCAGCAACCACAGCGATTGCTTTACAAGTAATTATGGAGGCAGTTTTTGGAATTAGTCAAGGGGAACGTTATCAAACCCTGAAAAAAATTCTGGCTGAAATGCTCGATATTTTTAACTCTCCGGTGATGGCTTCTTTGCTATTTTTCCCCATTTTGCGGGCTGATTTTGGTTCCTGGAGTCCCTGGGGAAAATACCAGCGTTCCCAAGAAAAAATTGATGATATTATCTATACAGAAATTGCCGAAAGAAAAGCTAATCCTAACACCAATCGCACCGATATTTTATCACTACTGATGTCGGCCCAAGATGAAGAAGGCAACCCGATGAGTGATAAGGAATTGCGCGATGAATTAATGACCTTATTATTCGCAGGTCATGAAACCACGGCCACTGCTATGTCTTGGGTGCTATACTGGACCCATCGCTACCCAGAAATTAAAGCAAAAATTATCCAAGAAATAGCCACTTTAGGAGATAATCCTAACCCCATTGATATAACTCGATTACCCTATCTTTCGGCGGTTTGTTCGGAAACTTTACGCATTCATCCCGTGGGAATGTTAACTTTTCCGCGAGCAGTGGAAGAACCGGTAGAACTAGATGGTTATTCTTTAGAAAAAGGGACAATTCTTATGGGTTGTATTTATCTAGCTCATCACCGCGAGCAAACTTTCCCCGATTCCCATACTTTTAAACCAGAACGCTTTTTAGAACAACAATTCACCCCCTACGAATATATACCTTTTGGTGGTGGAGCGCGTCGTTGTATCGGGGAAGTTTTAGCTATCTACGAGATGAAAATCGCTATCGCCACAATTTTGGCCAATTATCAGCTAACTCTAGTTAATAATACCCCCGAAAAACCCAGCCGCCGCGGTGTCACCCTTGCTCCCTCGCGAGGAGTTCCCATGGTCTTAAAAGGACGACGGGAACCTCTGGTGACTGCCCCGATGCTCGCCGAAATTTCTTAA
- the msrP gene encoding protein-methionine-sulfoxide reductase catalytic subunit MsrP has translation MVLIRLAKSWQISENEVTSESVYFNRRRFLQGLIGAGIAGSSLLLTGCGKSSSSEALEESLQLPKIEGFSKNPQFLTVNRPIVAETVAGRYNNFYEFGGGKNIWLKAQKLPTNPWTVEVGGLVKNPQTYDIDTIKKTFSLEERIYRFRCVEAWSMVLPWLGFPMSALIAAVEPKPEAKFVRFTSFYDPEITKGPGLHLGALPWPYAEGLRIEEMANELAFFAVGIFGHDLPKQQGAPLRMVIPWKYGFKGAKSIVKIEFTAKQPATYWNTIDAHEYDFEANVNPSKPHPRWSQATEKFIGSSSDLSWEIIETLPYNGYGEYVASLYS, from the coding sequence ATGGTCTTAATTCGTTTAGCTAAATCTTGGCAAATTTCCGAAAATGAAGTTACTTCTGAAAGTGTTTATTTTAACCGTCGTCGCTTTTTACAGGGGTTAATCGGAGCAGGAATTGCGGGGAGTTCACTGTTATTAACTGGTTGTGGTAAATCCTCCTCCTCGGAAGCTTTAGAAGAAAGTTTGCAATTACCTAAAATTGAAGGGTTCAGCAAAAATCCGCAGTTTTTAACGGTAAATCGCCCCATAGTTGCCGAAACTGTAGCGGGGAGATATAACAATTTTTATGAGTTCGGAGGGGGCAAAAATATCTGGTTAAAAGCGCAGAAATTACCCACGAATCCCTGGACGGTAGAAGTGGGAGGATTGGTAAAAAATCCCCAAACCTACGATATAGATACTATTAAAAAAACCTTTTCTCTCGAAGAAAGAATCTATCGTTTTCGTTGTGTGGAAGCTTGGTCAATGGTGTTACCTTGGCTGGGTTTTCCCATGAGTGCTTTAATCGCGGCAGTGGAACCAAAACCAGAAGCTAAATTCGTCCGTTTTACTTCCTTTTATGATCCCGAAATTACTAAGGGGCCAGGATTACATTTAGGAGCCTTACCCTGGCCCTATGCAGAAGGTTTAAGAATTGAAGAAATGGCCAACGAATTAGCTTTCTTTGCCGTGGGAATTTTCGGGCATGATTTACCGAAACAACAGGGCGCACCCTTGCGAATGGTTATTCCTTGGAAATACGGTTTTAAAGGAGCAAAATCGATAGTAAAAATTGAATTTACCGCCAAACAACCCGCCACCTACTGGAACACAATTGACGCTCACGAATACGATTTTGAGGCTAATGTAAACCCCAGTAAACCCCATCCCCGTTGGTCGCAAGCAACGGAGAAATTTATCGGCAGTAGCAGTGATTTATCTTGGGAAATTATCGAAACTTTGCCCTATAATGGCTACGGTGAATATGTGGCTAGTTTGTATAGTTAA
- a CDS encoding DUF29 domain-containing protein, which yields MENKTLYEQDFYLWIRTTINQLQARQFERVDLENLLEELASMGRSEKRKIENLLIQLLVHLLKLTYWTGEKARNEGHWKGEIRNFRRQIIKEVKDSPSLKPYLLEIFEECYQFARKDASDRSQLPLDTFPAIPLGSLEQILDEDWFPSNNHE from the coding sequence ATGGAAAATAAAACTCTGTACGAACAAGACTTTTATCTCTGGATTAGAACCACTATTAATCAACTGCAAGCGAGACAGTTTGAGCGGGTAGATTTAGAGAATTTACTGGAGGAGTTAGCAAGTATGGGAAGGAGTGAAAAGCGCAAAATCGAAAATCTTTTGATTCAATTACTGGTACATTTGCTGAAACTAACCTACTGGACAGGAGAAAAAGCTAGAAATGAGGGTCACTGGAAAGGGGAAATTAGAAACTTTCGCCGACAAATAATCAAAGAAGTTAAAGATAGCCCTAGTCTCAAACCCTATCTTTTGGAAATCTTTGAGGAATGCTATCAATTTGCTAGAAAAGATGCTAGTGATCGCTCTCAATTACCCCTCGATACTTTCCCCGCTATTCCCCTTGGTTCCCTTGAACAAATTCTCGATGAAGATTGGTTTCCCAGTAATAACCATGAGTAA
- a CDS encoding DUF29 domain-containing protein, with product MDNKTLYEQDFYLWIRTTINQLQARQFERVDLENLLEELASMGRSEKRKIENLLIQLLVHLLKLTYWTGEKSRNEGHWKGEIINFRRQIIEEIKDSPSLKPYILEIFEECYQFARKEAQVRTQLPLDTFPPIPIGSLEQILDEDWFPTNDHE from the coding sequence ATGGACAATAAAACTCTGTACGAACAAGACTTTTATCTCTGGATTAGAACCACTATTAATCAACTGCAAGCGAGACAGTTTGAGCGGGTAGATTTAGAGAATTTACTGGAGGAGTTAGCAAGTATGGGAAGGAGTGAAAAGCGCAAAATCGAAAATCTTTTGATTCAATTACTGGTACATTTGCTGAAACTAACTTACTGGACAGGAGAAAAATCTAGAAATGAGGGTCACTGGAAAGGGGAAATTATCAACTTTCGCCGACAAATAATCGAAGAAATTAAAGATAGCCCTAGTTTAAAACCCTATATTCTGGAAATCTTTGAGGAATGCTATCAATTTGCTAGAAAAGAGGCTCAAGTTAGAACTCAATTACCTCTTGATACTTTCCCCCCTATTCCCATTGGTTCCCTTGAACAAATTCTCGATGAAGATTGGTTTCCCACTAATGACCACGAGTAA
- a CDS encoding DUF29 domain-containing protein, with the protein MDNKTMYEEDFYLWIRTTINQLQARQFERVDLENLLEELASMGRSEKRTIKSLLTRLLEHLLKLKYWTAERERNEGHWKGEIRTFRLDILDELKDSPSLKPYLLEIFDECYLSARKNASDRSQLPLDTFPAIAIGSLEQILDEDWFPAGDNLEI; encoded by the coding sequence ATGGATAATAAAACCATGTACGAAGAAGACTTTTATCTCTGGATTAGAACTACTATTAATCAACTGCAAGCGAGACAGTTTGAGCGGGTAGATTTAGAGAATTTACTAGAGGAATTAGCAAGTATGGGGAGAAGTGAAAAACGCACAATCAAAAGTCTGTTAACCCGATTATTAGAACATTTACTTAAACTCAAATATTGGACAGCAGAAAGAGAGAGAAACGAAGGTCACTGGAAGGGAGAGATTAGAACTTTTCGTCTCGATATATTAGATGAACTTAAAGATAGTCCTAGTCTGAAACCCTATCTTTTAGAAATTTTCGATGAATGTTATCTTTCAGCCCGAAAAAATGCCAGTGATCGCTCTCAATTACCCCTCGATACTTTCCCCGCTATTGCCATTGGTTCCCTTGAACAAATTCTCGATGAAGATTGGTTTCCTGCGGGCGATAATCTGGAAATATAG
- a CDS encoding DUF433 domain-containing protein: MTLASNKQTAIIRTERGLTIAGTRITLYDVMDYVTAQYPPKFIQGLFDLTEEQINTALAYIEANRADVEAEYQQVLKEAEELRQYYEEQNRERVARSAAKPPKPGTEAIRAKLQAEKAKLASRA; the protein is encoded by the coding sequence ATGACGCTCGCATCAAATAAACAAACCGCTATCATTCGTACAGAGCGAGGACTGACAATCGCAGGAACCCGCATCACCCTCTACGATGTGATGGATTATGTGACTGCTCAATATCCACCTAAGTTCATTCAGGGATTATTTGATCTGACGGAAGAGCAAATTAACACTGCCCTGGCTTATATTGAGGCTAATCGTGCGGATGTAGAGGCTGAGTACCAGCAAGTTCTCAAAGAAGCTGAAGAACTCCGACAATATTATGAAGAGCAAAATCGTGAGCGAGTGGCTCGAAGTGCTGCTAAGCCGCCAAAACCAGGCACAGAAGCCATTCGAGCCAAACTTCAAGCGGAAAAAGCCAAGTTGGCATCACGGGCATGA
- a CDS encoding DUF5615 family PIN-like protein, giving the protein MNFLVDHNLRGHSVVLAGRLAASGWLDLISIRFILFEEVGLAVTSDDRVVWRYAQANQMILITANRSMKGKDSLEQVMREENTPTSLPVVTIANIERLLAEPDYRDRCVNRLVDIVVDIEDYQGARRIFIP; this is encoded by the coding sequence ATGAATTTTCTAGTTGATCATAACTTACGAGGGCATTCTGTTGTCCTCGCCGGGAGACTTGCTGCCAGTGGTTGGCTTGACTTGATCTCGATTCGTTTTATTCTGTTTGAAGAAGTTGGGTTAGCTGTCACGAGCGATGATCGCGTTGTTTGGCGGTATGCCCAAGCCAATCAGATGATCCTGATCACCGCTAACCGAAGTATGAAAGGCAAAGATTCTCTGGAGCAAGTGATGCGGGAGGAAAATACCCCCACATCATTACCTGTTGTGACAATCGCTAATATTGAGCGACTACTTGCCGAGCCAGATTATCGCGATCGTTGCGTTAATCGTTTGGTTGATATTGTAGTTGATATTGAAGATTATCAAGGCGCAAGACGCATTTTCATTCCGTGA
- a CDS encoding DUF1294 domain-containing protein, translating to MQSGLRSGKLTKWKDERGFGFIQPVDGSQEVFLHISEVKDATRRPQENDTIYYQCIVDSDGKVRAYNAFILGARNKSAPSSSRTKPSDAIISSFPIVEVVLLSLLPLVGAIHFTWTTRNPIPLILYPVMSLVTYALYADDKSRAKRKDWRTSEQTLHLCELAGGWLGGFIAQRILGHKCQKESYQVTFWAIVIIHSVVWLFWLFLGGTL from the coding sequence ATGCAATCCGGTCTCCGCAGTGGAAAGCTTACAAAATGGAAAGATGAGCGTGGATTTGGTTTTATTCAACCCGTTGATGGGAGTCAAGAAGTTTTTTTGCATATTTCTGAAGTTAAAGATGCAACCCGTCGTCCACAAGAAAACGACACGATTTATTACCAGTGCATAGTTGACTCAGATGGCAAAGTTCGAGCTTACAACGCATTTATTCTGGGAGCAAGAAACAAGTCAGCACCTTCAAGTAGTCGAACTAAACCCTCTGATGCCATCATTTCAAGCTTTCCGATAGTTGAGGTAGTTCTGTTGTCGCTTCTGCCTTTGGTTGGAGCTATTCATTTTACATGGACGACACGCAATCCCATTCCACTGATTCTTTATCCCGTAATGAGTTTAGTGACTTACGCTCTATACGCAGATGATAAATCTCGTGCTAAACGAAAGGATTGGCGAACTTCTGAACAAACGCTACATCTGTGTGAACTTGCGGGTGGATGGTTGGGTGGGTTTATTGCCCAGCGAATATTGGGCCATAAATGTCAGAAAGAGTCTTATCAAGTCACTTTTTGGGCGATCGTGATCATTCATTCTGTTGTATGGCTGTTTTGGCTGTTTTTGGGAGGAACGCTATGA